The Primulina eburnea isolate SZY01 chromosome 8, ASM2296580v1, whole genome shotgun sequence genome contains a region encoding:
- the LOC140839418 gene encoding uncharacterized protein: MAYVDHAFSISDDDVMMGTSYTVNNKPPIKEITLAVSLLVFGALGIVLGVLMAVNNVGGDRAHGLFFALLGGILFIPGFYYTRIAYYAYKGYKGFSFSNIPAV; this comes from the exons ATGGCGTACGTGGACCACGCGTTCTCGATTTCGGATGATGACGTAATGATGGGAACCTCGTACACTGTGAATAACAAGCCGCCGATCAAGGAGATCACGCTTGCTGTTTCCCTCCTCGTTTTCGGGGCCCTAGGCATCGTCCTCGGGGTACTAATGGCAGTCAACAATGTTGGCGGCGACCGAGCCCACG GGCTATTTTTCGCGCTACTGGGTGGAATTCTGTTCATCCCTGGATTCTACTACACACGGATTGCGTATTATGCATACAAGGGCTACAAAGGTTTTTCATTTTCCAACATCCCCGCTGTCTAG
- the LOC140839420 gene encoding nucleotide-sugar uncharacterized transporter 2-like: MLGVFVGKDIRKILKRKDSDGGERGRALEELRASMFSKLRSLSGAKRPQQSLLRPTIALTFNFLVSVSIILMNKLVLIKVGFNYPIFLTFIHYLFSWVIMALLRALSILSLSSPPKSTKYFSLLSLGIVMSLSTGLANVSLKYNSVGFYQMAKIAVTPAIVLAEFMLFGKRISARKVSALAVVSIGVAVATVTDLQFHFFGSCIALAWIVPSAVNKILWSNLQQQENWTALALMWKTTPITLFFLLMLMPSLDPPGVLSFDWSFHNSAAIGASAFLGFLLQWSGALALGATSATTHVVLGQFKTCVILLGGFHLFGSNPGPTSILGAATALVGMSFYTYLNLNSQHQSATKNSPRQSSALPLSKSNLGKENGENHHEDGGVEHV; the protein is encoded by the exons ATGTTGGGTGTTTTTGTTGGAAAAGATATAAGGAAAATTCTGAAGAGAAAGGATAGTGATGGTGGAGAAAGAG GTAGAGCCCTGGAGGAGTTACGCGCTTCCATGTTTAGTAAATTGCGGTCACTCAGTGGGGCGAAGCGACCGCAACAATCTTTATTGAGGCCCACCATTGCACTTACATTTAATTTCTTGGTTTCTGTCAGTATAATCTTAATGAATAAATTG GTTCTCATAAAAGTTGGATTCAATTATCCTATTTTCTTAACTTTTattcattatttatttagttgGGTGATAATGGCTCTTTTAAGAGCTCTGTCCATACTCTCTTTATCTTCTCCTCCGAAATCaaccaaatatttttcattgttgtCTCTCGGTATTGTTATGTCGCTCTCTACCGGTCTTGCCAACGTTAGCTTAAAATACAATAG TGTTGGATTTTATCAGATGGCTAAGATTGCAGTAACACCAGCAATTGTTTTAGCAGAGTTCATGCTATTCGGGAAAAGAATCTCAGCACGGAAG GTGTCTGCTCTTGCTGTAGTATCAATTGGTGTTGCTGTGGCTACGGTGACTGATCTTCAGTTTCATTTCTTCGGTTCTTGCATAGCACTGGCTTGGATTGTGCCAAGTGCTGTTAATAAAATATTGTGGTCTAATCTTCAACAACAAGAAAACTGGACCGCTTTAGC GCTAATGTGGAAGACGACACCAATTACTTTGTTTTTCTTGCTGATGTTAATGCCATCACTGGACCCTCCTGGTGTCCTATCATTTGATTGGAGCTTTCATAACTCTGCTGCCATTGGTGCTTCAGCCTTTCTTGGCTTCTTGCTTCAATGGTCTGGTGCTCTAGCACTCGG GGCAACTTCTGCTACAACCCACGTCGTTCTTGGACAGTTCAAAACGTGTGTCATCCTTCTTGGAGGTTTTCATCTTTTTGGTTCAAATCCTGGACCAACTAGCATTCTTGGAGCAGCCACGGCACTCGTTGGCATGTCCTTCTACACGTACCTCAACTTGAATTCACAGCACCAATCGGCAACCAAAAATTCTCCGAGGCAATCATCTGCATTGCCATTATCAAAATCGAACCTCGGAAAAGAAAATGGCGAGAACCACCATGAAGATGGTGGAGTGGAGCATGTGTAA